Genomic DNA from Comamonas resistens:
TGTGTGCGCAGACGATTGGGCAGGCAGTTCTCGGCTTGCGGCACATCATCGATACGCAATGTCTGCGGGATCAGGCCGCATAACTCCCGAAGTTCCCCCTGCAAGGTTGAGCCTTGAGAATGGACTATGCCCGTATCCAGTTGTCGCAAAATTGGGGCACGCCATAGATCGCGCCAGAACTGATTTTCCACCTCGTTGCGCGCCAAGCCCCAAGACTCGACCACTACCAGCAATAGCTTGTCTGGCATCGCTGCACCTTGGTTCAGATCACTGAACCGACTCACAGCGGACTGTTTCGGCGCGATCGGCCTGAATACTCCCACATCGGGTGCATAGCCTTCTTCGTAAAAAGCCATCGCCTGTTGCATAAACCGGCTATCCAACATCCACGATCCGGCCAACTTCGCCTGGCGAATACCATAAAGCTTGTCCTCCGTGTGATTGAAGCCGTCGAGCCTAGGCACAGCCACCGCAACACCCATAATCGCCAGCGCCCACAGTAACATGGACCGTCCCGGTGAACCCATACGGTGAACCCGCACGCACAGCCAGCCCCAAGCCGCCAACGCCACCAAGCCCGCTATACCAGCCAGAATCCAGCTAGTATTGGCATAAGGCAAAAAGCCCAACAGCTCCAGCACATCACCGTAGTCCGACGACAGATTGATTTGCGCAAAAGCAAAGAGAAAATCCGCCAACCACAGCACCGTCAAGCCTGCCGCAAACCACAGCGGCCTGCCGCGCGCAGCCAGAGCCAGTAGCAGAAATTCGGCCCAAAACCAAGGTCGGTAGACTTGAAGCGTCAGTGCTGCCGCCAAGCCCGGTAGCATAGGCAGCAGCAGCGAACCCAGCGCGGCACTAGCGGTTTTCCACTCGCCCGCCAGTTGCTTACCGTGCTGCATGTTGGCTCACTCCGTCAATCAATGTACGCACTAGGAAATCAGAGGCCAGCGTGGGCGGATTTATCTCGCCACTACCTAACCAAACTAGATAGTTCCCCGCCTTATCCATCACAAACAGCGCCGCCATGCCGTAAAGATAGCCGCGCTGCTGCCATACTGTGACATCGCCCAACCGGCGGCGCTCCAGAAAGCCATCCATGCAGCTCTCGAACAGGGTTTCGTTGCAGGGAATACCTGGATCGTGCATACCGCGCGCAAAGTCCAGCAAAGCACGGTTGTCAGCCACAAAGCGGGCCAGTCCCTGGGCACTACCTGTCATGCCCATGGGCGCGCGCAATGCCTGCCAGTCAAAGTGTGCTACAAACTCCGGCCCGCGCATTTCGTTGTGCATAAAGTTGTAGGCAATGGGCGAGTCCACCTCATCCATATAACCCAGCCCGTAGCGGGATAGATGCATGTCCTGCTCCAGCGCACTCCAGAGGCTACGGCCCATACGCCGCTCATAGGCCACAGCGGCCAGGCAAAAGCCCAGGTTGGCATAGGCATAGTGTGAGCCTGGGGTGAACTGCAGCGGCGTGTCCGCCAATTTTTCAAGCTGCCCCGGGCACCAGGGCTTTTGGTCGTCAATGACCATGGGATCCTTGACGCGCAGACGGTCAAAACCCGCAGAGTGATTGAGCAAGTGGTGCACTTGTATCTGGGCAATGCGCGGATCACGGAAAGGAGGCGTCAGCCCCAGCACCTCAAACAGAGGCTGGCTCAGCCAGCCTACCTGCCCCAAAGCCTGCTCATGAGTCACGCCAAAGAAAGTCACCAATTTGGACAGGCTGGCAAAGCGAAAGCGTGTATCAGTTGTCACCCGCTTGCTAAAAAAGGGATGGCCTTCCCAGCCATTAACACAGCCGGTCAGCATGCCGGACTGGTCAACCAACGCAATCTGGTTGGCCGGGGAGTCCAACCTGGTGGGAAGTTGCTGCGCCAAGGTTTGCAACCAAGCAGGGGTTGCAGCATCGCAGCGCGTGGACAGCTCCGCCAGATGTCCTGTGAGCGGATAAACCCAGCGCCGCACCATATTACGATCCGTCTCCCAGGCCAGCCAAGGCAGGAAGATGGCGCAGATCAACAAGAAATAAAGGATTGACCGCCGGAACATGGTTAATTGAGACCCACATAAATAAAGAAGCGCCTTAATCAGGCGCTTCTTTCAGTCGGTTTTAAAAAGAAATCAATGCTACAGCATTAAGGAGTGCCAGAGCCAGTGCCAGAGCCAGTGCCAGCGGCACTAGCAGAGCAACCGGCGGGGCGGTACTTTGTGTCAACCGTGGTATGGCAGCCCCATGTACCCGAGACAGCTCGCGTCCAAACCAAAGTCTGCGTCTTCAGTGCCACTGCAGCATTACCACCAAACTTTGCCGTAATCGTAGTAACGTCAGTAGCCTGATCGCCGATCGACACATTGAGGCCAGTATAGATATCTAATGCTGTACCCAGCAGATTGCTCTGGGTCGCGCCCACGTCACACTCATCCGCCTTCGGTGCAGTACCCAATGCAACAGGCTTCAGCTTGCCATCGAGAATACAAGCCTCAACCGCCGTGCGCA
This window encodes:
- a CDS encoding sulfatase-like hydrolase/transferase, which produces MQHGKQLAGEWKTASAALGSLLLPMLPGLAAALTLQVYRPWFWAEFLLLALAARGRPLWFAAGLTVLWLADFLFAFAQINLSSDYGDVLELLGFLPYANTSWILAGIAGLVALAAWGWLCVRVHRMGSPGRSMLLWALAIMGVAVAVPRLDGFNHTEDKLYGIRQAKLAGSWMLDSRFMQQAMAFYEEGYAPDVGVFRPIAPKQSAVSRFSDLNQGAAMPDKLLLVVVESWGLARNEVENQFWRDLWRAPILRQLDTGIVHSQGSTLQGELRELCGLIPQTLRIDDVPQAENCLPNRLRTQGWQTRAFNGASPRMYRNGNWYPQIGFAQRSFLPELIADGRLCSNMPGICDYSITDRVIQTLHEPGRQFSYWMTLNSHTPYKLADLSSPDVPDRVCPVLQLEGARCAHAALLYDFMQSLKGALLRHPLPGLRIVLVGDHQPKFFDADSRDAFIEGQVPYLVIEVD
- a CDS encoding serine hydrolase domain-containing protein translates to MLICAIFLPWLAWETDRNMVRRWVYPLTGHLAELSTRCDAATPAWLQTLAQQLPTRLDSPANQIALVDQSGMLTGCVNGWEGHPFFSKRVTTDTRFRFASLSKLVTFFGVTHEQALGQVGWLSQPLFEVLGLTPPFRDPRIAQIQVHHLLNHSAGFDRLRVKDPMVIDDQKPWCPGQLEKLADTPLQFTPGSHYAYANLGFCLAAVAYERRMGRSLWSALEQDMHLSRYGLGYMDEVDSPIAYNFMHNEMRGPEFVAHFDWQALRAPMGMTGSAQGLARFVADNRALLDFARGMHDPGIPCNETLFESCMDGFLERRRLGDVTVWQQRGYLYGMAALFVMDKAGNYLVWLGSGEINPPTLASDFLVRTLIDGVSQHAAR
- a CDS encoding pilin, with product MKRSIQKGFTLIELMIVVAIIGILAAIAIPQYQTYVAKSQVSRVMSETGSLRTAVEACILDGKLKPVALGTAPKADECDVGATQSNLLGTALDIYTGLNVSIGDQATDVTTITAKFGGNAAVALKTQTLVWTRAVSGTWGCHTTVDTKYRPAGCSASAAGTGSGTGSGTP